One genomic region from Solwaraspora sp. WMMD792 encodes:
- a CDS encoding nitroreductase/quinone reductase family protein — MPLMPRDEAIDFNRRVIEEFRANAGRVGGILADSLVILVHHVGVRTGIARITPLICFPFDDQRRYAVIGSNGDSPVRPAWCANLAAMASTTVELGEETFRVTVEPLGDEARSRLWSELFGETTGPDEFAARTGRRLPMFLLTRTD; from the coding sequence ATGCCACTGATGCCCAGGGACGAGGCCATCGACTTCAACCGAAGGGTCATCGAGGAGTTCCGCGCGAACGCGGGTCGCGTCGGCGGGATCCTGGCCGACTCCCTCGTGATCCTGGTGCACCACGTCGGCGTCCGGACCGGGATCGCCCGGATCACGCCGCTGATCTGCTTTCCGTTCGACGACCAGCGCCGCTACGCCGTCATCGGATCCAACGGCGACTCTCCGGTCCGTCCAGCCTGGTGCGCGAACCTGGCCGCGATGGCGAGCACGACCGTCGAACTGGGCGAGGAGACCTTCCGGGTGACCGTCGAGCCGCTCGGCGATGAGGCCCGCAGCCGGCTGTGGTCGGAGCTGTTCGGCGAGACCACCGGCCCGGACGAGTTCGCGGCCAGGACTGGACGGCGGCTGCCGATGTTCCTGCTGACCCGGACGGACTGA
- a CDS encoding cobalamin biosynthesis protein: MATSAGRVNASAAAATAGGLVAGYALDTLFGDPRRWHPVAGYGRFAGAAERRLYRPTRRAGVAYTAVAVGGPVIAAVAASVLTRRHPIARAAIVAGTTWAVLGGRTLRTEADVMARALRRADVPAARRRLNHLCGRDPAALDAPELARATVESVAENTSDAVVAPLFWGAVAGLPGLVGYRAANTLDAMVGHRSSRYERFGTAAARLDDVLNFVPSRLTGLAAVWWSPAVKGDRARAWRVWRRDRADHPSPNAGQCEAAFAGALGVRLGGRNIYFGRSEVRPYLGDGPRPSPRQIRRAATLSRRIGDTAAVASVFAAPVVQVTAAQLTVQMVRTVVRTIRRR, encoded by the coding sequence GTGGCTACCAGCGCTGGCAGGGTCAACGCGTCGGCCGCCGCCGCCACGGCCGGCGGTCTGGTCGCCGGCTACGCCCTGGACACCCTGTTCGGCGACCCCCGCCGCTGGCATCCGGTCGCCGGGTACGGCCGGTTTGCCGGTGCTGCCGAGCGTCGGCTGTACCGGCCGACCCGTCGGGCCGGCGTCGCCTACACGGCCGTGGCCGTCGGAGGGCCGGTGATCGCCGCCGTGGCGGCGTCGGTGCTGACCCGGCGGCATCCGATCGCCCGGGCGGCAATCGTCGCCGGCACCACCTGGGCGGTGCTCGGCGGCCGTACGCTGCGGACCGAGGCGGACGTGATGGCGCGGGCGCTGCGCCGGGCAGACGTACCAGCGGCCCGACGCCGGCTCAACCATCTCTGCGGCCGGGACCCAGCCGCGCTCGACGCGCCGGAGCTGGCCCGGGCGACCGTCGAGTCAGTCGCCGAGAACACCTCGGACGCCGTGGTCGCGCCGCTGTTCTGGGGTGCCGTCGCAGGTCTGCCCGGCCTGGTCGGCTACCGGGCGGCGAACACGTTGGACGCCATGGTCGGGCACCGGTCGTCGCGCTACGAACGGTTCGGCACGGCTGCGGCGCGACTCGACGACGTGCTGAACTTCGTTCCGTCGCGGCTCACCGGGCTGGCCGCCGTGTGGTGGTCGCCGGCGGTCAAGGGCGACCGGGCACGGGCCTGGCGGGTGTGGCGTCGGGACCGCGCCGACCATCCGAGCCCCAACGCCGGTCAGTGCGAGGCGGCGTTCGCCGGGGCGCTCGGGGTCCGGCTCGGTGGGCGCAACATCTACTTCGGGCGTTCCGAGGTGCGTCCGTATCTTGGTGACGGTCCGCGTCCCTCGCCTCGGCAGATCCGCCGGGCAGCCACCCTGTCTCGGCGGATCGGCGACACCGCTGCCGTCGCGTCTGTGTTCGCGGCGCCCGTCGTGCAGGTGACCGCCGCACAGCTGACCGTACAGATGGTCAGAACCGTCGTGCGGACCATCCGCCGCCGGTAG
- a CDS encoding alpha/beta hydrolase, translating to MIVGGITALAVTVGSVGAAVAHDANGAADATAARGGHAQREPVVGRAIFDRTFRHGLVHTDGGKVHYVKGGSGPALVLLHGWPETWWGWHLVMPELAKTHTVIAFDLPGLGYSAIPRDGYDQKTTAARLHQAVNRLGYREVKVMGHDMGVLVGYAWARDYPREVTRLAVLDSPLLGFGLEDAYPLSFHFKLNMAPSPVPEKIVDNSDVATYLNYVFEFAAVPDAIDRDSHIRAYLHPARRSAGYNYYRAWPENAEDTKANAESKRLTQPVLAMGAEFVFGLGVAASFEQVADDVRGVVAPGAGHWIQEETPEFLIDCANLFFGPEGVPAPTEPLSSCVA from the coding sequence ATGATCGTCGGAGGGATCACCGCCCTGGCAGTCACCGTCGGTAGCGTCGGGGCAGCGGTGGCTCATGACGCGAACGGCGCCGCCGACGCCACCGCAGCGCGAGGTGGACACGCCCAGCGCGAGCCGGTCGTCGGTCGCGCGATCTTCGACCGGACTTTCCGCCACGGTCTGGTCCACACCGACGGCGGCAAGGTGCACTACGTCAAGGGCGGTTCCGGGCCGGCCCTCGTGCTGCTGCACGGCTGGCCCGAGACCTGGTGGGGTTGGCACCTGGTGATGCCCGAGCTGGCCAAGACGCACACCGTGATCGCGTTCGACCTGCCCGGCCTCGGCTACTCCGCGATCCCGCGGGACGGCTACGACCAGAAGACCACGGCCGCACGTCTGCACCAGGCGGTGAACCGGCTCGGGTACCGCGAGGTGAAGGTCATGGGGCACGACATGGGCGTGCTGGTCGGCTACGCCTGGGCCCGGGACTACCCCCGCGAGGTGACCCGCCTGGCGGTGCTCGACTCGCCGCTGCTGGGCTTCGGCCTGGAGGACGCGTACCCGCTCAGCTTCCACTTCAAGCTGAACATGGCGCCGTCGCCGGTTCCGGAGAAGATCGTGGACAACAGCGACGTGGCCACCTACCTGAACTACGTCTTCGAGTTCGCGGCGGTCCCCGACGCGATCGACCGCGACAGCCACATCCGCGCCTACCTGCACCCGGCCCGGCGCAGCGCCGGCTACAACTACTACCGGGCCTGGCCGGAGAACGCGGAGGACACCAAGGCCAACGCCGAGTCCAAGCGCCTGACCCAGCCGGTGCTCGCGATGGGTGCCGAGTTCGTCTTCGGGCTCGGTGTCGCGGCCTCGTTCGAGCAGGTGGCCGATGACGTCCGTGGTGTCGTGGCCCCCGGTGCCGGCCACTGGATTCAGGAGGAGACCCCGGAGTTCCTGATCGACTGCGCCAACCTCTTCTTCGGACCTGAGGGCGTGCCCGCGCCCACCGAGCCACTCTCGAGCTGCGTCGCCTGA
- a CDS encoding PPOX class F420-dependent oxidoreductase has protein sequence MKAEQATAFLRANHRAVMVTRHPDGRPQTSPVLVAVDDAGRVLVSTREGAVKVRNLLRDPRVTFCVTTDRFFGDWVQIDGQAEVVRLPEALDVLVDYYRRISGEHSDWDDYRAAMRRDKRVAIRVSVTHAGPDVHG, from the coding sequence ATGAAGGCAGAACAGGCGACGGCGTTTCTGCGGGCGAACCATCGGGCGGTGATGGTGACCCGGCATCCGGACGGCCGGCCGCAGACCAGCCCGGTGCTGGTCGCCGTCGACGATGCCGGCCGGGTGCTGGTCAGCACCAGGGAAGGTGCGGTCAAGGTGCGCAACCTGCTGCGCGATCCACGGGTAACGTTCTGCGTGACCACGGACCGGTTCTTCGGAGACTGGGTGCAGATCGACGGACAGGCAGAAGTGGTACGGCTGCCCGAAGCGCTCGACGTGCTGGTCGACTACTACCGGCGGATCTCGGGGGAGCATTCCGACTGGGACGACTACCGGGCTGCGATGCGGCGCGACAAGCGGGTGGCGATCCGGGTGAGCGTCACGCACGCCGGCCCGGACGTGCACGGGTGA
- a CDS encoding SRPBCC domain-containing protein encodes MTGPSYTTEFSVDQSPKEAYEAITNPQGWWSAEIEGSAEKAGDEFRYHYEDLHRCTIRVTESVPGEKVTWHVVDNYFSFVKDSSEWVDTTMTFDISEEGGKTKVVFTHHGLVPEFECYNACQEGWGNYINGSLKDLIGKGQGAPNATGQAQTTAEVELGSASR; translated from the coding sequence ATGACCGGGCCGAGTTACACCACCGAGTTCTCCGTGGACCAGTCCCCGAAGGAGGCGTACGAGGCCATCACCAATCCGCAGGGATGGTGGTCGGCCGAGATCGAGGGCAGCGCCGAGAAGGCCGGCGACGAGTTCCGGTACCACTACGAGGACCTGCACCGCTGCACGATCCGGGTGACCGAGTCGGTCCCTGGTGAGAAGGTCACCTGGCACGTGGTGGACAACTACTTCTCGTTCGTCAAGGACAGTTCCGAGTGGGTCGACACCACGATGACCTTCGACATCTCGGAGGAGGGTGGCAAGACCAAGGTCGTCTTCACCCACCATGGGCTGGTGCCCGAGTTCGAGTGCTACAACGCCTGCCAGGAGGGGTGGGGCAACTACATCAACGGCAGCCTCAAGGACCTGATCGGCAAGGGCCAGGGTGCCCCCAACGCCACGGGCCAGGCCCAGACCACCGCTGAGGTGGAGCTCGGATCGGCCAGCCGCTGA
- a CDS encoding acyl-CoA dehydrogenase family protein, with protein sequence MTVIESAPQPELVQRARDLVPLIQKHAAWQEENRVLHPEVLDALKEAGLLRLRFPARYGGTVPDARTVVDVVAELGHGDGSTGWTISTMTIGAWLAGLLPDEAQDEIFANPEDRFCGSVGPNGVAVKTEGGYILNGRWHFNTGAPQAQWDTHSIMIDLGDGNMVPGMAVVPVSDLTIVDDWHTVGLRGTGSVTTIAQDLFVPENRVLNMVPVMMHNQHASKINADYQAWRVPFLQFAVAVAAAPALGMARAAWDAFMERLPSRRITYTNYEKQIEATLTHLQVAEARVKIDEAEFHLHRAVRRLDEKALSGEPWTLEDRAAARMDAGAVCARAKEAVDILNNASGGSSVYSEVPIQRIERDVQTINLHGIMHPNTNLETYGRVLCGLEPNTMFL encoded by the coding sequence ATGACGGTAATCGAGTCCGCGCCACAGCCCGAACTCGTACAGCGAGCCAGGGACCTGGTCCCGCTGATCCAGAAGCATGCCGCGTGGCAGGAGGAGAACCGCGTCCTGCACCCGGAGGTGCTCGACGCGCTGAAGGAGGCCGGCCTGCTCCGGTTGCGGTTCCCGGCGCGGTACGGCGGTACCGTGCCGGACGCGCGTACGGTGGTGGACGTGGTCGCCGAGTTGGGCCACGGCGACGGCTCCACCGGTTGGACCATCAGCACCATGACTATCGGTGCCTGGCTGGCCGGCCTGCTGCCGGATGAGGCGCAGGACGAGATCTTCGCGAACCCGGAGGACCGGTTCTGCGGCTCGGTCGGCCCGAACGGGGTCGCCGTGAAGACCGAGGGTGGCTACATCCTGAACGGTCGGTGGCACTTCAACACCGGTGCCCCGCAGGCACAGTGGGACACGCACTCCATCATGATCGACCTCGGTGACGGCAACATGGTGCCGGGTATGGCGGTCGTTCCGGTCTCGGACCTGACGATCGTGGACGACTGGCACACGGTCGGCCTGCGCGGCACCGGCAGTGTCACGACCATCGCCCAGGACCTGTTCGTGCCCGAGAACCGGGTGCTGAACATGGTGCCGGTCATGATGCACAACCAGCACGCGTCGAAGATCAACGCCGACTATCAGGCATGGCGGGTGCCGTTCCTGCAGTTCGCGGTCGCCGTGGCGGCCGCCCCGGCGCTCGGCATGGCGCGGGCCGCCTGGGACGCCTTCATGGAGCGGCTGCCGAGCCGGCGGATCACCTACACCAACTACGAGAAGCAGATCGAGGCGACGCTGACCCACCTGCAGGTTGCCGAGGCGCGAGTCAAGATCGACGAAGCGGAGTTCCACCTGCACCGGGCGGTGCGCCGACTCGATGAGAAGGCCCTCAGCGGCGAGCCGTGGACCCTGGAGGACCGCGCTGCGGCACGGATGGACGCCGGTGCCGTGTGCGCACGGGCGAAGGAGGCCGTGGACATCCTGAACAACGCCAGCGGTGGTTCGTCGGTGTACTCCGAGGTGCCGATCCAGCGGATCGAGCGGGACGTCCAGACGATCAACCTGCACGGCATCATGCACCCGAACACGAACCTGGAGACCTACGGCCGTGTTCTGTGCGGCCTGGAGCCCAACACGATGTTCCTGTAG
- a CDS encoding single-stranded DNA-binding protein — translation MFDTYVTVVGNVLTTPEWRRTTQTNTLVANFKVASTARRLDRESNRWVDGNSLRVRVNCWRKLAEGVCSSVMLGDPVVVVGRLYTRDWVDGDGNNRLQYEMEAVAVGHDLARGRGRFTRNRPTLATSEVDGDDPERRVQGEATAEVPADEVPATRNELFDGDDDPMFLEPSVPSPVEGEPNRPGGRPVTLAVDVLAAEAAEAASALAGTAAASTEDPGAGITTTDGDAGHRDEPSDMLMDTPSSRSPGGDGDSDDPIGDPLPAEEQPASSSRARRSRSRTAVPV, via the coding sequence ATGTTCGATACGTACGTAACGGTTGTCGGTAACGTGCTGACCACGCCGGAGTGGCGGCGTACCACCCAGACCAACACACTGGTCGCCAACTTCAAAGTGGCCTCGACGGCGCGCCGGCTCGACCGGGAGAGCAACCGCTGGGTCGACGGCAACAGCCTGCGGGTCCGGGTGAACTGCTGGCGCAAGCTGGCCGAAGGGGTCTGCTCCTCGGTCATGCTCGGCGACCCGGTCGTCGTGGTCGGCCGGCTCTACACCCGCGACTGGGTGGACGGCGACGGCAACAACCGCCTGCAGTACGAGATGGAGGCCGTGGCGGTCGGCCATGACCTGGCCCGAGGACGGGGTCGGTTCACCCGCAACCGGCCGACGTTGGCGACCAGCGAGGTCGACGGGGACGACCCGGAGCGGCGGGTGCAGGGCGAGGCCACCGCCGAGGTGCCGGCCGACGAGGTGCCGGCGACCCGCAACGAACTGTTCGACGGTGACGACGACCCGATGTTCCTGGAACCGTCGGTGCCGTCGCCGGTCGAAGGGGAACCGAACCGTCCGGGTGGCCGGCCGGTCACCCTCGCCGTGGACGTGCTCGCCGCCGAGGCGGCCGAGGCCGCCTCGGCCCTGGCCGGCACAGCCGCCGCTTCGACCGAGGACCCCGGAGCCGGCATCACGACGACCGACGGCGACGCCGGTCACCGCGACGAGCCATCGGACATGCTGATGGACACGCCGTCGTCGCGGTCGCCCGGCGGCGACGGGGATTCCGACGACCCGATCGGCGATCCGCTGCCGGCCGAGGAGCAGCCGGCTTCGTCCAGCCGGGCCCGGCGGTCGCGGAGCCGGACGGCGGTGCCGGTCTGA
- a CDS encoding SDR family NAD(P)-dependent oxidoreductase — protein MHTITGKTVLVTGANRGIGRALLEEALNRGAKRVYAGTRQPFDHPDGRVTAVTLDVTDAEQIAQAAKTVGELDVLVNNAGEVTFDDLSDRAVLEKMFAVNFFGVYDTIQAFLPALIRSQGAIINNISVNAFAPFPLVSSYSAAKAAAFNLSQSLRGLLAGKGVGVHAVMTGLVDTDMTKGFDVMAKAAPEHVAKNVYDGLEKGEEEIFPDAMAEPLADSWRSGGGKNLERQYAQMAAQIAAAQSA, from the coding sequence ATGCACACGATCACCGGTAAGACGGTCCTGGTGACCGGCGCCAACCGTGGCATCGGCCGGGCGCTGCTCGAGGAGGCGCTCAACCGGGGCGCGAAGCGGGTGTACGCCGGGACCCGTCAGCCGTTCGACCACCCGGACGGGCGGGTCACCGCGGTGACGCTGGACGTTACCGACGCGGAGCAGATCGCACAGGCCGCGAAGACCGTCGGCGAACTCGACGTGCTGGTGAACAACGCCGGCGAGGTCACGTTCGACGACCTGAGCGATCGCGCGGTGCTCGAGAAGATGTTCGCGGTGAACTTCTTCGGGGTGTACGACACCATTCAGGCGTTCCTTCCGGCGCTGATCCGGTCCCAGGGCGCGATCATCAACAACATTTCGGTGAACGCGTTCGCGCCGTTCCCGTTGGTCTCCTCGTACTCGGCAGCCAAGGCGGCGGCGTTCAACCTGTCTCAGTCGCTTCGTGGTCTGCTGGCGGGTAAGGGCGTCGGCGTGCACGCCGTCATGACCGGGCTCGTCGACACCGACATGACCAAAGGCTTCGACGTGATGGCCAAGGCGGCGCCCGAGCACGTGGCCAAGAACGTCTACGACGGGCTGGAGAAGGGCGAGGAGGAAATCTTCCCCGATGCCATGGCCGAGCCGCTGGCCGACAGCTGGCGTTCGGGCGGGGGGAAGAACCTGGAGCGCCAGTACGCGCAGATGGCGGCGCAGATCGCCGCAGCTCAGTCCGCCTGA
- a CDS encoding helix-turn-helix domain-containing protein, which produces MLGRLYANEVCSAARTLEVVGERWSLLIIRNAMFFGMTRFTDFQRDLGVATNILAKRLSEFVEAGVFETQPSAGGAHVEYVLTEKGRQLQPVIIALTEWGDRWANPDGRPVTFEHEGCGGHVSLQAGCAGCGGSPAPSDVAARADSRFIALREQRRQRR; this is translated from the coding sequence GTGCTGGGACGCCTGTACGCCAACGAGGTCTGCTCTGCCGCGCGGACACTCGAGGTCGTCGGCGAGCGTTGGAGCCTGCTCATCATCCGAAACGCGATGTTCTTCGGGATGACCCGGTTCACAGACTTCCAGCGGGACCTGGGTGTGGCCACGAACATCCTGGCCAAACGGTTGAGCGAGTTCGTCGAGGCGGGCGTCTTCGAGACACAGCCGAGTGCCGGTGGTGCCCATGTCGAATACGTGCTCACCGAGAAAGGTCGCCAACTGCAACCGGTCATCATCGCGCTCACCGAGTGGGGTGACCGCTGGGCCAATCCGGACGGGCGGCCGGTCACCTTCGAGCACGAAGGCTGTGGCGGCCACGTCAGTCTGCAGGCCGGGTGCGCCGGGTGCGGCGGCTCCCCGGCACCCAGCGACGTAGCGGCGCGCGCCGACTCCCGGTTCATCGCGCTGCGCGAACAGCGCAGACAGCGACGCTGA
- a CDS encoding cobyric acid synthase codes for MPGSAGPAGGGGLLVAGTTSDAGKSLLTAGICRWLNRRGVRVAPFKAQNMSNNSAVVVGSDGRGGEIGRAQAVQAAACGLEPQVRFNPVLLKPGSDRSSQVVLLGEAVDTVTATNYRAMRSRLADTVHTTLAELRGEYDVVICEGAGSPTEINLRAGDFVNLGLARHAGLPAIVVGDIDRGGVFAAMFGTVALLSAEDQEHIAGFVINKFRGDQELLRPGVDMLHQVTGRPTYGVLPWQPDLWLDGEDSLAYGQTIGRPTAPRGRDILRVAAVRLPRMSNATDLEALAAEPGVQVRLTVDPTEVAAADLVVLPGTRSTVDDLAWLRGTGLAAAVTAHADAGRPLLGICGGFQMLGRVIHDEVESRRGSVPGLGLLPVEITFAERKTVTRSAGRAYDVPVRGYEIHHGYVSRSDGSTSPLFTGTSTSTEVGTGTGPGATGGTEGVRLGPVCGTHWHGAFESDEFRRRYLTDVARQAGRHGFTVAPDTSFTALRQRGLDLLGDLVEEHLDTAALWRLIESGPPAGLPFIPPGAPRLPGAPR; via the coding sequence GTGCCGGGGAGTGCTGGCCCCGCCGGTGGTGGTGGCCTACTGGTCGCCGGGACCACCTCCGACGCGGGCAAGAGCCTGCTCACCGCCGGGATCTGTCGATGGCTGAACCGGCGTGGGGTGCGGGTCGCGCCGTTCAAGGCACAGAACATGTCCAACAACTCGGCGGTGGTCGTCGGGTCGGACGGTCGGGGCGGCGAGATCGGACGGGCGCAGGCGGTGCAGGCAGCCGCTTGCGGACTGGAGCCGCAGGTACGGTTCAATCCGGTCCTGCTCAAACCGGGCAGTGACCGGTCCAGCCAGGTCGTGCTGCTGGGGGAGGCGGTCGACACCGTCACCGCGACCAACTACCGCGCGATGCGCTCCCGCCTCGCCGACACCGTGCACACCACCCTCGCCGAGCTGCGTGGCGAGTACGACGTGGTGATCTGTGAAGGAGCCGGCAGCCCAACCGAGATCAACCTGCGGGCTGGCGACTTCGTCAACCTCGGGCTGGCCCGGCATGCCGGGCTGCCGGCGATCGTCGTCGGTGACATCGACCGGGGTGGCGTCTTCGCCGCCATGTTCGGCACCGTAGCCCTGCTCAGCGCCGAGGACCAGGAGCACATCGCCGGGTTCGTGATCAACAAATTCCGTGGTGATCAGGAGTTGCTGCGGCCCGGGGTCGACATGCTGCACCAGGTGACCGGCCGACCCACCTACGGGGTGTTGCCCTGGCAGCCCGATCTCTGGCTGGACGGCGAGGACTCGCTGGCGTACGGCCAGACGATCGGACGACCCACGGCGCCGCGCGGCCGCGACATCCTGCGGGTCGCAGCGGTGCGACTACCCCGGATGTCCAACGCCACCGATCTCGAAGCGCTCGCCGCCGAGCCGGGCGTGCAGGTCCGGCTCACCGTCGACCCGACCGAGGTCGCCGCCGCCGACCTTGTCGTCCTGCCCGGCACCAGATCGACCGTGGACGATCTGGCCTGGTTGCGGGGGACCGGGCTGGCCGCGGCGGTGACCGCGCACGCCGACGCCGGCCGCCCGCTGCTCGGCATCTGCGGCGGTTTCCAGATGCTCGGCCGGGTGATCCACGATGAGGTGGAGAGCCGCCGGGGCAGCGTACCGGGGCTCGGCCTGCTGCCCGTCGAGATCACCTTCGCCGAGCGTAAGACCGTCACCCGCAGCGCGGGGCGGGCCTACGACGTGCCGGTGCGCGGCTACGAGATCCACCACGGGTACGTCTCCCGGTCCGACGGGTCGACCTCGCCGCTGTTCACCGGCACCAGCACCAGCACCGAGGTGGGCACCGGCACCGGCCCTGGCGCGACGGGCGGCACCGAGGGCGTACGGCTCGGTCCGGTGTGCGGCACCCACTGGCACGGTGCCTTCGAGTCCGACGAGTTCCGTCGCCGCTACCTCACCGACGTGGCCCGTCAGGCCGGCCGGCACGGCTTCACCGTCGCGCCGGACACCAGCTTCACGGCGCTGCGCCAACGCGGACTTGATCTGCTCGGCGACCTGGTGGAAGAGCACCTGGACACCGCCGCGCTGTGGCGGCTGATCGAGTCCGGGCCGCCGGCCGGACTACCGTTCATCCCACCCGGAGCTCCCCGGTTACCCGGAGCACCCCGGTGA
- a CDS encoding FAD-binding oxidoreductase produces MTDEERKFERRTFLAGAAGAGGVALAGAALPGTAHAHGNGESIALVAPVTPADPQYPDLVMGLNNRWTATPDSVYVVDSPHQVAPIVRRAVRRGTKLTVRGGGHGFEDFVYNSEVETIIDMTNMNRIYYDTRMKAVAVEAGAILLDVYEKLYQTWGVTLPGGVCYSVGMGGHVAGGGWGWLVRRNGLIVDHLYAVEVVTVNAAGRVNTIIATRDRRDPHRDLWWAHTGGGGGNFGVVTRYFFRSPGAHGRSPAQLLPKPPSKVLSSFALWSWSTMTEADYIRLLQNYASWHVANISPDSPTREVTSLIQSFHRSNGEIHMYAFVDSAVPNAQQMLDSYLAHLQNGVTPAVFAAQSTMPWLQFCKLTGTTNTLNNDPTLRGEYKSAFMKDTFTTAQAAAIYRAMTRSDINNPNLNIVISPYGGRTAAVPNAATAIPHREAAYKLLWQAQWANPADDAANIAWARETYRDTFADTGGVPVPNDQTDGCYVNYPDADLSDPAWNGSAFAWHDLYYKENYRRLQAVKKAYDPRNFFNHRQSVELPS; encoded by the coding sequence ATGACTGACGAAGAGCGGAAGTTCGAACGGCGTACGTTCCTTGCCGGTGCAGCGGGGGCCGGAGGCGTCGCCCTGGCCGGTGCCGCGCTGCCCGGCACGGCACACGCCCACGGAAATGGTGAGTCGATTGCGCTGGTGGCGCCTGTCACCCCGGCTGACCCCCAGTACCCCGACCTCGTGATGGGGCTGAACAACCGGTGGACTGCGACGCCCGATTCGGTGTACGTGGTGGATTCCCCGCACCAGGTTGCCCCGATCGTCCGACGCGCGGTGCGTCGCGGAACCAAGCTGACCGTCCGAGGCGGCGGTCACGGATTTGAAGACTTCGTCTACAACAGCGAAGTCGAAACGATCATCGACATGACGAACATGAACCGGATCTACTACGACACGAGGATGAAAGCTGTCGCGGTGGAGGCCGGTGCCATTCTGCTCGACGTCTACGAAAAGCTCTACCAGACCTGGGGCGTCACGCTGCCTGGTGGCGTCTGCTACTCCGTCGGGATGGGCGGCCACGTCGCCGGCGGTGGCTGGGGCTGGCTCGTCCGTCGCAACGGACTGATCGTCGACCATCTGTACGCCGTCGAGGTGGTCACGGTCAACGCCGCCGGCCGGGTCAACACGATCATCGCCACCCGGGACCGGCGGGACCCGCACCGCGATCTCTGGTGGGCCCACACCGGTGGCGGCGGTGGGAACTTCGGCGTCGTCACCCGCTACTTCTTCCGCTCACCGGGGGCCCACGGTCGGAGCCCGGCGCAACTCCTGCCGAAACCGCCGTCCAAGGTGCTGTCCAGCTTCGCCCTGTGGAGCTGGAGCACCATGACCGAGGCCGACTACATCCGCCTGCTGCAGAACTACGCCAGCTGGCACGTCGCGAACATCTCGCCGGACAGCCCCACCCGCGAGGTGACGAGTCTGATTCAGTCGTTCCACCGGTCCAACGGCGAAATCCACATGTACGCCTTCGTCGACTCCGCCGTGCCGAACGCGCAACAGATGCTGGACAGCTACCTGGCCCATCTGCAGAACGGTGTGACGCCGGCCGTGTTCGCCGCGCAGAGCACCATGCCGTGGCTGCAGTTCTGCAAGCTCACCGGTACCACCAACACGCTGAACAACGACCCGACGCTACGCGGTGAGTACAAGTCCGCCTTCATGAAGGACACCTTCACCACGGCGCAGGCCGCAGCGATCTACCGGGCGATGACCCGGTCGGACATCAACAACCCGAACCTGAACATCGTCATCAGCCCGTACGGCGGCAGGACCGCGGCCGTGCCCAACGCCGCGACGGCGATTCCCCACCGGGAGGCCGCCTACAAACTGCTCTGGCAGGCGCAGTGGGCCAATCCGGCGGACGATGCGGCGAACATCGCGTGGGCACGGGAGACCTATCGGGACACCTTCGCGGACACCGGTGGCGTACCCGTACCGAACGATCAGACCGACGGCTGCTACGTCAACTATCCGGACGCCGACCTGAGCGATCCGGCCTGGAACGGGTCGGCCTTCGCCTGGCACGACCTCTACTACAAGGAGAACTACCGCCGGCTGCAGGCAGTGAAGAAGGCCTACGACCCGCGGAACTTCTTCAACCACCGCCAGTCGGTCGAGCTCCCGTCCTGA
- a CDS encoding SRPBCC domain-containing protein — protein sequence MSESYTTSFTVHQNPEDVFHAINDVRGWWDGEIEGTADSLGAEFTYRHGALHYSKQKVTEFVPGKKVVWLVTEADITFVTDRTEWKDTRVVFDIAEKDGKTEVTFTHEGLVPQFECYDGCSDAWGYYVKDSLPKFIAKSRSEVGS from the coding sequence ATGAGCGAGAGCTACACGACGTCCTTCACCGTGCACCAGAACCCGGAGGACGTCTTCCACGCCATCAACGACGTACGCGGGTGGTGGGACGGGGAGATCGAGGGAACGGCCGACAGTCTCGGCGCCGAGTTCACCTACCGACACGGCGCGCTGCACTACTCGAAGCAGAAGGTCACCGAGTTCGTGCCCGGGAAAAAGGTCGTCTGGCTCGTCACCGAGGCCGACATCACGTTCGTGACGGATCGGACGGAGTGGAAGGACACCCGGGTCGTCTTCGACATCGCGGAAAAGGACGGCAAGACGGAGGTCACGTTCACCCACGAGGGGCTCGTACCGCAGTTCGAGTGCTACGACGGCTGCAGCGACGCCTGGGGATACTACGTCAAGGACAGTCTTCCCAAGTTCATCGCCAAGAGCCGGTCCGAGGTCGGTAGCTGA